In the genome of Ancylomarina subtilis, one region contains:
- the carA gene encoding glutamine-hydrolyzing carbamoyl-phosphate synthase small subunit, whose protein sequence is MLKQAKLILEDGSEYLGTSFGYEGSVAGEMVFNTAMTGYPESLSDPSYRGQILVTTFPLIGNYGVPGDRKEDDLFRHFESEKIQLSGFVVSDYTEDFSHWNASLSLSDWMKEHKIPGIYGVDTRALTKKLRNGGSMKAKIVFDDQDLPFEDPNSRHLVSEVSTTEIKSYGNGKHKVLLLDCGVKNNIIRCLLKRDTTIIRVPYDFDFTNEDYDGLFISNGPGDPKLNIKAIEHVKTAISQDRPIMGICLGTQLMALAAGADTYKLKYGHRSHNQPVLLNGTKRCFITSQNHGYAINTDTLPSDWEVLFENANDNTCEGIKHKSKPFFASQFHPEASSGPTDTEFLFDDFIEMMEKYKDKRVK, encoded by the coding sequence ATGTTGAAACAAGCAAAGTTAATACTGGAAGATGGTAGTGAGTACCTGGGCACTTCTTTTGGTTATGAAGGATCTGTAGCCGGAGAAATGGTCTTTAATACAGCTATGACGGGTTATCCTGAAAGTTTGAGTGATCCTTCGTATCGCGGACAGATTTTGGTAACAACCTTTCCTTTGATTGGGAATTACGGTGTTCCCGGCGACAGAAAAGAAGATGATTTGTTTCGTCACTTCGAGTCTGAGAAAATTCAACTATCAGGTTTTGTCGTTTCGGATTACACCGAGGATTTTAGCCATTGGAATGCAAGTTTGAGTCTTTCGGATTGGATGAAAGAGCACAAGATTCCTGGTATTTATGGCGTAGACACACGAGCACTTACAAAGAAGCTTCGTAATGGGGGGAGTATGAAGGCCAAGATTGTTTTTGATGATCAGGATCTGCCTTTTGAGGATCCCAATTCCCGCCATTTGGTTTCTGAGGTCAGCACAACAGAGATTAAGAGCTATGGCAATGGAAAACATAAAGTGCTTTTATTGGATTGTGGGGTTAAAAATAACATCATCCGTTGTTTGCTGAAACGGGATACCACGATTATCCGTGTGCCTTACGATTTTGATTTTACGAATGAAGATTACGATGGTTTGTTTATTTCAAATGGCCCTGGTGATCCAAAATTGAACATCAAAGCGATTGAGCATGTGAAAACGGCTATTAGCCAGGATCGACCTATTATGGGAATTTGTTTGGGAACACAGCTGATGGCTTTAGCTGCCGGAGCAGATACTTATAAATTGAAATATGGTCACAGATCTCACAATCAGCCAGTGCTATTAAATGGGACCAAGCGTTGTTTTATCACTTCTCAAAATCATGGTTATGCAATCAATACGGACACATTGCCATCGGATTGGGAGGTTTTGTTTGAGAATGCTAATGATAATACCTGTGAGGGGATTAAGCACAAAAGTAAACCTTTCTTTGCATCTCAGTTCCATCCGGAAGCCTCAAGTGGGCCGACTGATACTGAGTTCTTGTTTGATGACTTCATCGAAATGATGGAAAAATACAAGGATAAAAGAGTAAAGTAA
- a CDS encoding M20 family metallo-hydrolase, whose product MNLEKYKTLAIESLKGLIGIQSYSKEENHAADFIETILKSKAYQTNRKANNIWVYGKHNAEGKPLLLLNSHLDTVNASASWTKNPFEAHVEDGKLYGLGSNDAGGCLCSLMATFLALDEKEQAYNLVFAASAEEEISGVNGFELIQDAIGKIDLGIVGEPTLMQMAIAEKGLMVLDVETKGIAGHAARGEGVNAIDKAMKDLQWFQTYKFDKESDILGPVKMTVTQIEAGCQHNVVPDNCRFVVDVRSNEHYSNQDLFKLIDQQTESDVKARSFRMNSSGIDLNHPLVQAGIKIGRSYYGSPTTSDQAIMKGFPTLKFGPGDSARSHTVNEYINLSEIEEGVEIYYQLLNGLDLEIKG is encoded by the coding sequence ATGAATTTAGAGAAATATAAAACACTTGCCATTGAAAGCCTTAAGGGGTTAATTGGCATACAATCATACAGTAAAGAGGAAAATCATGCTGCTGATTTTATAGAAACAATTCTAAAATCAAAGGCTTATCAAACCAATAGAAAAGCGAATAACATTTGGGTTTATGGCAAACACAATGCCGAAGGGAAACCCTTATTGTTACTGAATTCTCATTTGGATACGGTCAATGCCTCTGCATCCTGGACAAAGAATCCTTTTGAAGCTCATGTGGAAGATGGAAAACTTTATGGTCTTGGATCGAATGATGCGGGTGGCTGCTTATGCTCACTAATGGCTACTTTTCTTGCTCTTGATGAAAAGGAACAAGCCTATAATTTGGTTTTTGCAGCTTCTGCCGAAGAAGAAATTTCGGGTGTGAATGGTTTCGAACTGATTCAGGATGCGATTGGGAAGATAGACCTGGGAATTGTTGGTGAACCCACGCTAATGCAGATGGCTATTGCCGAAAAGGGTTTAATGGTTTTGGATGTTGAAACCAAAGGCATTGCCGGGCATGCAGCCCGAGGTGAAGGGGTGAATGCCATTGATAAAGCCATGAAGGATTTGCAATGGTTTCAAACCTACAAATTTGATAAGGAATCGGATATACTCGGCCCTGTGAAAATGACGGTGACTCAAATTGAAGCCGGTTGTCAACACAATGTGGTGCCGGATAATTGCCGATTTGTTGTGGATGTGAGAAGTAACGAACACTACAGCAATCAGGATTTATTTAAATTGATTGATCAGCAAACCGAAAGCGATGTAAAAGCCAGATCCTTTAGAATGAATTCATCGGGCATCGATTTGAATCACCCGCTTGTTCAGGCCGGAATCAAAATAGGAAGAAGCTATTATGGCTCGCCAACCACATCAGATCAGGCCATTATGAAAGGCTTCCCAACATTGAAATTTGGACCAGGAGATTCAGCTCGTTCACATACGGTTAACGAATACATCAATTTGTCAGAAATAGAAGAAGGTGTTGAGATCTATTACCAGCTTTTGAATGGACTTGATCTTGAAATAAAAGGATAA
- the argH gene encoding argininosuccinate lyase has product MKLWDKGTKMNQNVENFTVGKDRELDLQLAPFDVLGSLAHCKMLASIGLLESEELALVEKELQKIFTGIEKGDFEIEEGIEDVHSQVEYLLTQTLGDVGKKIHSGRSRNDQVLLDLKLFTRHQIEQVVNEAKALFDLLIENSEKYKGALIPGYTHLQVAMPSSFGLWFGAYAEALADDLSLLQAAFKMVDQNPLGSGAGYGSSFPLNRQMTTDLLGFENLNYNVVYAQMGRGKMEFAVVSALSNIAYTIGKLAMDACLYNSQNFGFISFADEFTTGSSIMPHKKNPDVFELVRARANSLQVLPTQIQSVSSNLPSGYHRDYQLIKEFFMPAFDQLISCLEMTKTMLSNVKLNESLLDDERYQYLFTVEMVNELVLKGVPFRDAYKEVGALVESGKFKFEGDLKHQHEGSIGNLCNAQIKSKLEKTLEAFNFEKIDQAYQNLLGRS; this is encoded by the coding sequence ATGAAACTTTGGGATAAAGGCACGAAGATGAATCAGAATGTAGAAAACTTTACGGTTGGGAAAGATCGCGAGCTTGATTTGCAATTGGCTCCTTTTGATGTGTTGGGTTCATTAGCACACTGTAAGATGTTGGCAAGTATTGGTTTGTTGGAGTCTGAGGAGTTAGCTTTGGTTGAAAAGGAATTGCAAAAGATATTTACTGGCATTGAAAAGGGAGATTTTGAGATAGAAGAGGGCATTGAAGATGTGCACTCACAAGTCGAATATCTTCTGACACAGACTTTAGGTGATGTGGGAAAGAAGATACACTCAGGCCGTTCAAGAAACGATCAGGTTCTTTTGGATTTGAAACTGTTTACACGTCATCAGATTGAACAAGTGGTGAACGAAGCCAAAGCTCTGTTTGATTTGTTAATCGAAAACTCTGAAAAGTATAAAGGTGCTCTTATACCAGGCTATACGCACTTGCAAGTGGCCATGCCATCTTCATTTGGTTTATGGTTTGGGGCTTATGCCGAAGCGTTAGCTGATGATTTGAGCTTGTTGCAAGCCGCTTTTAAAATGGTTGATCAGAATCCATTGGGGTCTGGTGCCGGATACGGTTCCTCATTTCCACTGAATCGTCAGATGACGACTGACTTGTTGGGTTTTGAAAATCTGAACTATAACGTGGTCTACGCTCAGATGGGTAGGGGGAAAATGGAATTCGCAGTTGTATCTGCTCTGTCGAATATAGCTTACACCATAGGAAAATTAGCGATGGATGCCTGCTTGTACAACTCACAAAATTTTGGTTTTATCAGTTTTGCTGACGAGTTTACGACCGGAAGTAGCATTATGCCACATAAGAAGAATCCTGATGTGTTTGAGTTGGTAAGAGCTAGAGCGAATTCGCTACAAGTATTACCCACACAAATACAGTCTGTGAGTTCAAATTTACCTTCAGGCTATCATAGAGATTATCAGTTGATTAAGGAGTTTTTTATGCCGGCTTTCGATCAGTTAATTTCATGTTTAGAGATGACTAAAACCATGTTGTCGAATGTTAAGCTTAATGAGAGTTTGCTGGATGACGAAAGATACCAATACCTCTTCACCGTTGAGATGGTGAATGAGTTGGTGCTTAAAGGCGTGCCATTTCGAGATGCTTATAAAGAAGTTGGGGCTTTGGTTGAATCGGGGAAATTCAAATTTGAAGGTGATTTGAAACACCAACATGAAGGAAGCATCGGTAATTTATGCAATGCGCAAATCAAATCGAAACTGGAAAAAACACTTGAGGCATTTAATTTCGAAAAGATCGATCAGGCATATCAAAATTTATTAGGGAGAAGTTAG
- a CDS encoding transposase: MIFEESNIYHIYNRTNNHTPLFYSRENYLFFLEKFKHNILPFSSILAWCLMPTHFHIMVYVNKIKIENRKEDLNSSIGKMMSSYTRSIQKQEKITGSIFQSHTKAKCLNQIENLSPSFWNKAFGTQINIEQDHHNYPLVCFNYIHMNPVADRLVQSPEEWEFSSYRDYFDGRNGKLINYDRAKSELGIDKNIWLPTKVSQ, translated from the coding sequence ATGATATTTGAAGAAAGTAATATCTATCACATATACAATAGAACTAACAATCACACCCCTTTATTTTATTCAAGAGAGAACTATCTTTTCTTCCTTGAAAAGTTTAAGCATAACATCCTTCCTTTTTCTAGTATACTAGCTTGGTGTCTAATGCCAACACATTTTCATATCATGGTTTACGTTAATAAAATCAAAATTGAGAATCGTAAGGAAGATTTGAATTCATCTATTGGTAAAATGATGAGTAGCTACACCAGATCTATTCAAAAACAAGAAAAAATTACCGGCTCCATCTTTCAAAGCCATACTAAAGCCAAATGTCTTAATCAGATTGAGAATCTATCTCCCAGTTTCTGGAATAAGGCCTTCGGTACTCAAATAAATATCGAACAAGACCATCACAACTATCCACTGGTTTGTTTTAATTATATTCATATGAATCCTGTTGCCGATCGTTTGGTTCAATCCCCTGAAGAATGGGAATTCTCATCCTATAGAGATTATTTTGATGGACGAAACGGGAAGCTCATTAATTATGACAGAGCTAAATCAGAGCTCGGAATTGATAAAAATATATGGCTCCCAACAAAAGTTAGCCAATAA
- a CDS encoding aspartate aminotransferase family protein, whose protein sequence is MQLFNTYTKYDINLLSGEGITLADAEGKEYKDFYGGHGVISIGHSHPHYLFRLENQIRCLGFYSNVVENKLQDQLAEKLGELSGYTDYNLFLCNSGAEANENALKLAAFHTGKSKVIAIKGAFHGRTGGALAVTDNAKLASSYNAKHEVVFIEMNDTEALKKELEKGDVAAFIVEGIQGVNGVVIPETKFLKEAESLCQKYGALLILDEIQSGYGRTGMFFAHQHSDIKADIITTAKGMGNGFPLAGVLIHPKIEGKSGLLGTTFGGNHLACAAGIAVLEVMKEEKLIENAAKVGQYLANELIKLMGEKAVRAKGLMMGVDLENMAEIKSALLFEKGYFTGASGKKTLRLLPPLTLTLAEAETFISEFSSLIKKQ, encoded by the coding sequence ATGCAATTATTCAATACATATACAAAATACGATATCAACCTGCTATCAGGTGAGGGCATTACGCTCGCCGATGCGGAGGGAAAAGAATACAAAGATTTTTATGGGGGACATGGTGTGATTTCTATCGGCCATTCTCATCCACATTACCTGTTTCGTCTCGAAAATCAGATAAGATGTCTGGGTTTCTATTCCAATGTGGTTGAGAACAAACTGCAGGATCAATTGGCAGAGAAACTGGGTGAGCTTTCGGGTTATACCGATTACAATCTGTTTTTGTGCAACTCAGGAGCAGAAGCCAATGAGAATGCCTTGAAATTAGCCGCTTTCCATACAGGGAAATCAAAGGTCATCGCCATCAAAGGCGCTTTTCATGGAAGAACCGGCGGCGCTCTTGCGGTGACAGATAATGCCAAGCTGGCTTCAAGCTATAATGCCAAGCACGAGGTGGTTTTTATAGAGATGAACGATACGGAGGCTTTAAAAAAGGAGCTTGAAAAGGGCGATGTTGCAGCTTTTATTGTGGAAGGCATACAGGGGGTTAATGGCGTTGTCATACCCGAGACTAAGTTTTTAAAGGAGGCGGAAAGTCTTTGTCAAAAATATGGCGCCCTATTGATTCTCGATGAGATTCAATCGGGTTATGGAAGAACAGGGATGTTTTTTGCACACCAGCACTCAGATATCAAAGCCGATATCATTACAACTGCTAAGGGGATGGGGAATGGATTTCCTCTTGCTGGTGTGCTGATTCATCCTAAAATTGAAGGGAAATCAGGACTTTTGGGAACCACATTTGGTGGCAACCATCTGGCTTGTGCGGCAGGAATCGCTGTTTTGGAAGTGATGAAAGAAGAAAAACTGATTGAGAATGCGGCCAAAGTGGGGCAGTATTTGGCAAATGAACTTATAAAGCTTATGGGAGAGAAAGCTGTAAGAGCCAAGGGTTTGATGATGGGTGTTGATTTGGAAAATATGGCTGAGATAAAGTCGGCTTTACTTTTTGAGAAAGGCTATTTCACGGGCGCATCAGGGAAAAAGACCTTAAGATTGCTACCGCCTTTAACGCTTACACTGGCAGAGGCCGAAACCTTTATTAGTGAGTTTTCATCCCTAATCAAAAAGCAATAG
- a CDS encoding GNAT family N-acetyltransferase encodes MELTVDIKQEIAVIEAGVIHSKYATEICEMIETAAKIRGTGIAKRNPLYIAQKLQEGKSIIAFAGDKVIGFCYIETWEHEQYVANSGLIVHPDYRYVGLAKQIKEKAFELSRKRFPGAKIFGLTTSLAVMKINSDLGYKPVTFSELTTDASFWKGCASCVNYDILQRTQHKMCLCTGMLCEPNKPQKTF; translated from the coding sequence ATGGAATTGACTGTAGATATAAAACAAGAAATAGCTGTTATCGAAGCAGGCGTCATACACAGCAAGTATGCGACTGAAATTTGCGAAATGATTGAAACAGCTGCTAAAATAAGAGGAACCGGGATTGCTAAAAGAAATCCCTTATACATCGCTCAAAAACTTCAGGAAGGAAAATCGATAATTGCCTTTGCAGGCGATAAGGTCATCGGTTTTTGTTATATCGAAACCTGGGAACATGAGCAGTATGTGGCCAACTCGGGACTGATTGTCCACCCGGACTACCGATATGTTGGTTTAGCCAAGCAAATTAAAGAGAAAGCTTTCGAATTATCGAGAAAGCGTTTCCCCGGAGCTAAAATCTTCGGACTCACCACCAGTTTGGCTGTCATGAAAATCAATTCAGACTTGGGTTACAAGCCCGTTACTTTTTCGGAACTCACCACCGATGCTTCCTTTTGGAAAGGATGTGCCTCCTGTGTGAACTACGACATTCTGCAAAGAACGCAACACAAAATGTGTTTGTGTACGGGGATGTTGTGCGAACCGAATAAGCCTCAAAAAACATTTTAG
- the argB gene encoding acetylglutamate kinase, translated as MKELTLVKIGGNLIDDERKLSASLEAFSKIKGAKLLVHGGGKLATDMAKQLGIESPMIDGRRITNAETLKVVSMVYAGWINKKIVAGLQALNQKAIGLCGADDNLILAEKRQHASIDYGFVGDVVAVNKQAVSDFIEQNKVLVLSAITHDGKGQLLNTNADTIATEIAIAMSENYQVKLIYSFEKPGVLTHPDDDASFLKSLDLNLYKEMKENGSINKGMIPKTENAFRAFNKGVDVLIGDLLRMSGDDYCGTELTACK; from the coding sequence ATGAAAGAACTAACGCTAGTAAAAATTGGAGGCAATCTGATTGATGATGAAAGAAAGTTGTCAGCCAGTCTTGAAGCCTTTTCGAAGATAAAAGGGGCTAAACTTCTGGTTCATGGAGGTGGCAAATTGGCTACAGATATGGCTAAACAATTGGGTATTGAATCCCCCATGATTGATGGACGGCGAATAACCAATGCAGAGACTTTAAAGGTGGTCAGTATGGTGTATGCCGGTTGGATCAATAAAAAGATTGTAGCGGGACTACAGGCTTTGAATCAAAAAGCAATTGGTTTATGTGGTGCAGACGACAACTTGATTTTAGCAGAAAAACGTCAGCATGCCAGTATCGATTATGGTTTTGTTGGTGATGTGGTTGCGGTTAACAAACAGGCTGTATCAGATTTCATTGAGCAAAATAAGGTCTTGGTGCTATCAGCCATCACACACGATGGGAAAGGACAGCTCTTGAACACCAATGCGGATACAATTGCTACGGAAATTGCCATCGCAATGAGCGAGAATTATCAGGTGAAACTGATTTATTCCTTTGAAAAGCCCGGGGTTTTAACTCATCCTGATGATGATGCGAGTTTTTTGAAGAGTTTAGACCTTAATCTCTATAAGGAAATGAAAGAGAATGGATCAATAAACAAGGGCATGATACCGAAGACTGAAAATGCTTTCAGAGCTTTCAATAAAGGGGTTGACGTGCTTATTGGTGATCTTTTGAGAATGTCGGGTGACGACTATTGTGGAACCGAATTGACAGCCTGTAAGTGA
- a CDS encoding argininosuccinate synthase, which translates to MITKDKKVVLAYSGGLDTTYCALHLSKDLGMKVYTVLGNTGGFSDQELAAIEKKTQKLGVIEHTSIDLTEEYYAKCIKYLIMGNVLKNNCYPLSVSSERAFQAMAIAQYANEIGADYIAHGSTGAGNDQIRFDLIFQIMAPNAKIITPTRDLELSREEEIQYLKEAGIDDAFEKMAYSINAGIWGTSIGGKETLVSDKTIPEEAYPSQVTQTEPAELSIGFEKGELVSVNGETFENPLDAIKTIEKIGSAYGIGRDMHIGDTILGTKGRVAFEAAAPVLILKAHEMLEKHCLSKWQMHWKDQLGDFYGMLLHEAQYLEPLMRNIECFLEDSQKTVSGEVKLMLYPKYYQLIGVNSPNDLMSDAFGQYGEKNEGWTAEDVKGFTTILANSMKIYHTVNAK; encoded by the coding sequence ATGATAACAAAAGATAAAAAAGTCGTTTTAGCCTACAGTGGCGGATTAGATACAACCTATTGTGCCCTTCACTTGTCAAAGGATTTAGGGATGAAAGTTTATACCGTATTGGGAAATACGGGCGGATTCAGCGATCAGGAGCTGGCCGCAATTGAGAAGAAAACTCAAAAGCTGGGCGTAATTGAACATACCAGTATCGATTTGACGGAAGAGTATTACGCAAAGTGCATCAAGTACCTGATAATGGGCAATGTTCTGAAGAACAATTGTTACCCTTTATCCGTGAGCTCAGAAAGAGCTTTTCAGGCCATGGCCATTGCCCAATATGCCAATGAAATTGGAGCCGATTATATTGCTCATGGCAGTACGGGGGCAGGTAATGATCAAATCAGATTCGATTTGATTTTTCAGATAATGGCTCCCAATGCCAAAATTATAACCCCAACCAGAGATTTGGAGCTGAGCCGTGAGGAAGAAATCCAATACCTGAAAGAAGCAGGAATTGATGACGCTTTTGAGAAGATGGCTTATTCGATAAATGCTGGAATTTGGGGAACCAGTATCGGAGGGAAAGAAACTTTGGTTTCAGATAAAACCATTCCTGAGGAGGCTTATCCTTCGCAGGTGACACAAACTGAGCCTGCTGAATTGAGTATCGGTTTTGAAAAGGGGGAACTCGTGTCGGTAAATGGAGAGACATTTGAGAATCCTCTTGATGCCATTAAAACCATAGAGAAAATAGGATCGGCCTACGGAATTGGTCGTGATATGCATATAGGTGACACCATTTTGGGCACTAAAGGGAGGGTTGCTTTTGAAGCAGCAGCACCTGTTTTAATTTTAAAAGCTCACGAAATGCTTGAGAAGCATTGTTTGAGTAAGTGGCAAATGCATTGGAAAGACCAATTGGGTGATTTTTACGGCATGTTGCTGCATGAGGCTCAATATCTTGAGCCATTGATGAGAAATATAGAGTGTTTCCTCGAAGATTCACAAAAAACCGTTTCGGGAGAAGTGAAGTTGATGCTGTATCCAAAATACTATCAATTGATTGGGGTGAATTCGCCCAACGATTTAATGAGTGATGCTTTTGGTCAGTATGGTGAAAAAAATGAGGGTTGGACAGCAGAGGATGTGAAAGGTTTTACAACCATTCTGGCCAATTCGATGAAGATATATCACACCGTAAATGCGAAGTAA
- the proC gene encoding pyrroline-5-carboxylate reductase, producing MDLKNKRVCIIGCGNLGKSILNGLVDDTDYPSENIIATKRSLAAIELYEAHGVRITTDNVWAVDESDVIIVAVKPYKVLSVLNDIKAHLNPEKHVVVSLATNVHVNELQEALPANLPVFRAMPNTAADVKESMTSLCHNEAGLSELETVQYFFDKIGTSIVINEELMDAATVLGSCGTAFVLRFIRAMVQGGIQIGLDSKTATAIVNQTVKGAADLLIERGNHPEFEIDKVTTPKGCTILGLNEMEHNGLSSSLIKGIVTSYDKIS from the coding sequence ATGGATTTAAAAAACAAAAGAGTCTGTATTATAGGCTGTGGCAACCTGGGAAAATCGATTTTAAACGGTTTAGTTGACGATACAGATTACCCTTCAGAAAATATTATAGCAACCAAGCGAAGTCTTGCAGCCATTGAGTTGTACGAGGCACATGGGGTGAGAATTACCACCGATAATGTATGGGCAGTAGACGAGTCGGATGTGATTATTGTGGCTGTAAAACCCTATAAGGTTTTAAGTGTGCTTAACGATATTAAGGCGCACCTGAATCCGGAAAAACATGTTGTAGTTTCGTTGGCCACCAATGTGCACGTTAACGAATTGCAGGAAGCTTTACCTGCTAATTTACCTGTTTTTAGGGCTATGCCCAATACCGCTGCCGATGTGAAGGAATCGATGACAAGCCTTTGTCACAACGAAGCCGGTTTATCTGAGCTTGAAACCGTACAATACTTTTTTGATAAAATCGGGACCAGCATTGTCATTAATGAAGAGTTGATGGATGCAGCGACAGTTCTGGGTTCTTGCGGAACCGCTTTTGTTCTGCGTTTTATTCGCGCAATGGTACAAGGGGGAATTCAAATTGGTTTGGATTCAAAAACAGCTACTGCCATAGTGAATCAAACCGTAAAAGGAGCGGCTGATTTATTGATCGAAAGAGGGAATCATCCGGAATTTGAGATTGATAAAGTGACCACGCCCAAAGGCTGCACCATACTTGGCTTGAACGAGATGGAGCACAATGGCCTGAGTTCATCCTTAATTAAAGGAATTGTAACATCATACGATAAGATTTCATAA
- the argC gene encoding N-acetyl-gamma-glutamyl-phosphate reductase, which yields MIKIGIIGGAGYTAGELLRLLLWHPEAEIVFVQSSSHNGQAISKVHKDLLGECYLNFTSANFEAVDVIFLCSGHGQSKSFFEKNKLPENLKVIDLSMDFRLESKAHAFVYGLPEMNKEAIAKAKYIANPGCFATAIELALLPLAKHQALNDDVHVTAITGSTGAGQAPTETSHFSWKNNNVSLYKAFEHQHLAEIEESLCKLQNSFKQAVNFIPVRGNFSRGILASVYTQCHWSLIEAMVHYQNYYQDHPFVVISDVNTDVKQAVNTNKCILHLEKHGDKLLIVSTIDNLLKGASGQAVQNMNILFGLPEDAGLRLKPVAF from the coding sequence ATGATTAAAATTGGAATCATAGGAGGAGCGGGATATACCGCAGGTGAGTTGTTGAGACTCTTACTTTGGCATCCCGAGGCAGAGATTGTTTTTGTGCAGAGTAGTAGTCATAATGGGCAGGCCATCAGTAAGGTGCACAAAGACTTATTAGGCGAATGTTATTTGAATTTTACATCGGCCAATTTTGAGGCGGTAGATGTTATTTTTCTTTGCTCGGGGCATGGTCAGAGCAAAAGCTTTTTTGAAAAGAACAAACTGCCGGAAAATCTAAAGGTCATCGATTTGAGTATGGACTTCAGATTAGAAAGCAAGGCCCATGCGTTTGTCTATGGCCTGCCGGAAATGAATAAAGAAGCGATTGCAAAGGCCAAATACATTGCAAATCCAGGTTGTTTTGCGACTGCAATTGAGTTGGCATTATTGCCCTTGGCCAAACATCAGGCTTTAAACGACGACGTGCATGTAACCGCCATTACAGGTTCGACAGGAGCCGGTCAGGCACCTACTGAAACGTCTCATTTTTCGTGGAAGAATAATAATGTGTCACTTTATAAAGCATTTGAACACCAACACTTAGCTGAGATTGAAGAGAGTCTTTGTAAATTACAGAATAGTTTTAAGCAAGCGGTAAATTTTATCCCGGTTCGGGGGAATTTCTCCCGAGGAATTTTAGCATCGGTTTATACCCAATGTCATTGGAGTCTTATCGAAGCCATGGTTCATTATCAGAACTATTATCAGGATCATCCTTTTGTGGTGATCAGTGATGTGAATACCGATGTGAAGCAAGCGGTGAATACCAACAAGTGCATTTTGCATTTGGAGAAACACGGTGATAAGCTCTTGATCGTTTCAACGATTGATAATTTGTTGAAAGGAGCTTCGGGACAGGCTGTACAGAATATGAACATCCTATTTGGATTGCCTGAAGATGCGGGTTTAAGACTGAAACCAGTCGCTTTTTAA